A stretch of the Phyllopteryx taeniolatus isolate TA_2022b chromosome 5, UOR_Ptae_1.2, whole genome shotgun sequence genome encodes the following:
- the LOC133478023 gene encoding uncharacterized protein LOC133478023 isoform X2, giving the protein MDEMNSGASIAAAPSADVPPADVPPPLSQGETFHVFISYSSTDYQWTHSLISTLESHGLRVGYHERDFTAGRTVLENMSECIQESQKVLLVLSSEFVRSRWCLLEANMSLFRDCLQRKPIVPVLLEPAVCVPLHLCHLTYLEAHDPEFEAKLVKVFFTPNRQLQGSTVVPYQPPSIYNGKALQPLTAANVESLYKWDAGQFSDMDIPDQLRLIIEDQGKYREAIGIINSVSPDKVWLRPLWIRVLLYFTGEWALIILCFYSVPIGLLIHISLWKNDDEKLVVREMQKAAGQANAILCKEKLLMGCRSNSIMYLVYVSLDGCKGELAATFEHLASTEELFKLALVMFSSGYACCLAKRHFPFPQPCPWPGHLEGGVCFCQYVSQQLSQGEWK; this is encoded by the exons ATGGATGAGATGAACTCTGGTGCAAGCATTGCCGCGGCTCCTTCCGCAGACGTTCCTCCCGCAGACGTTCCTCCCCCTCTGAGCCAAGGTGAGACTTTCCATGTCTTCATCAGCTACAGCAGCACCGACTACCAGTGGACGCACTCCCTCATAAGCACGCTGGAATCACACGGCCTTCGCGTCGGCTACCATGAGCGCGATTTCACGGCGGGGCGCACCGTGCTAGAGAACATGTCGGAGTGCATCCAGGAGAGCCAGAAAGTCCTGCTGGTCCTCAGCTCGGAGTTCGTGAGGAGTCGCTGGTGTCTGCTGGAAGCCAACATGTCTCTGTTCAGAGACTGCCTGCAGAGGAAGCCCATCGTCCCTGTGCTTCTGGAGCCGGCGGTCTGCGTCCCGCTCCACCTGTGCCACCTCACCTACCTGGAGGCCCACGACCCAGAGTTTGAGGCCAAGCTGGTAAAGGTGTTTTTCACCCCCAACCGGCAGCTCCAAGGCTCCACGGTGGTTCCCTACCAGCCTCCGTCCATCTACAACGGGAAGGCCCTGCAGCCTTTAACTGCTGCTAATGTGGAAAGTCTTTACAAGTGGGATGCGGGGCAGTTCAGTGACATGGACATACCAGACCAACTGCGGTTGATCATCGAGGACCAAGGGAAGTACAGGGAGGCCATTGGCATCATCAACAGTGTGTCTCCTGATAAAGTCTGGCTGCGGCCACTCTGGATCAGGGTTCTGCTCTACTTTACTG GAGAGTGGGCCTTAATCATCCTATGTTTCTACTCCGTTCCAATCGGATTGCTCATTCACATTTCCCTTTGGAAGAACGACGACGAGAAGCTTGTTGTGAGGGAAATGCAAAAAGCTGCTGGTCAGGCCAATGCAATCCTCTGCAAGGAGAAGCTCCTGATGGGCTGTCGGTCCAATTCGATAATGTATCTGGTGTATGTTTCTCTGGATGGTTGCAAAGGGGAGCTTGCGGCGACATTTGAGCATCTGGCCAGCACGGAGGAGCTTTTTAAACTAGCTCTGGTCATGTTCTCATCAGGTTACGCCTGTTGTCTTGCAAAAAGGCACTTCCCCTTTCCTCAGCCGTGCCCCTGGCCGGGTCACCTGGAGGGAGGGGTGTGTTTTTGCCAGTATGTTTCTCAGCAACTGAGCCAAGGGGAATGGAAGTGA
- the LOC133478023 gene encoding uncharacterized protein LOC133478023 isoform X1 has translation MDEMNSGASIAAAPSADVPPADVPPPLSQGETFHVFISYSSTDYQWTHSLISTLESHGLRVGYHERDFTAGRTVLENMSECIQESQKVLLVLSSEFVRSRWCLLEANMSLFRDCLQRKPIVPVLLEPAVCVPLHLCHLTYLEAHDPEFEAKLVKVFFTPNRQLQGSTVVPYQPPSIYNGKALQPLTAANVESLYKWDAGQFSDMDIPDQLRLIIEDQGKYREAIGIINSVSPDKVWLRPLWIRVLLYFTGVIMILLLTGMFLYSSAILFSNLWPSIPIYVPAGEWALIILCFYSVPIGLLIHISLWKNDDEKLVVREMQKAAGQANAILCKEKLLMGCRSNSIMYLVYVSLDGCKGELAATFEHLASTEELFKLALVMFSSGYACCLAKRHFPFPQPCPWPGHLEGGVCFCQYVSQQLSQGEWK, from the coding sequence ATGGATGAGATGAACTCTGGTGCAAGCATTGCCGCGGCTCCTTCCGCAGACGTTCCTCCCGCAGACGTTCCTCCCCCTCTGAGCCAAGGTGAGACTTTCCATGTCTTCATCAGCTACAGCAGCACCGACTACCAGTGGACGCACTCCCTCATAAGCACGCTGGAATCACACGGCCTTCGCGTCGGCTACCATGAGCGCGATTTCACGGCGGGGCGCACCGTGCTAGAGAACATGTCGGAGTGCATCCAGGAGAGCCAGAAAGTCCTGCTGGTCCTCAGCTCGGAGTTCGTGAGGAGTCGCTGGTGTCTGCTGGAAGCCAACATGTCTCTGTTCAGAGACTGCCTGCAGAGGAAGCCCATCGTCCCTGTGCTTCTGGAGCCGGCGGTCTGCGTCCCGCTCCACCTGTGCCACCTCACCTACCTGGAGGCCCACGACCCAGAGTTTGAGGCCAAGCTGGTAAAGGTGTTTTTCACCCCCAACCGGCAGCTCCAAGGCTCCACGGTGGTTCCCTACCAGCCTCCGTCCATCTACAACGGGAAGGCCCTGCAGCCTTTAACTGCTGCTAATGTGGAAAGTCTTTACAAGTGGGATGCGGGGCAGTTCAGTGACATGGACATACCAGACCAACTGCGGTTGATCATCGAGGACCAAGGGAAGTACAGGGAGGCCATTGGCATCATCAACAGTGTGTCTCCTGATAAAGTCTGGCTGCGGCCACTCTGGATCAGGGTTCTGCTCTACTTTACTGGTGTGATAATGATTCTGTTATTAACCGGAATGTTTTTGTACTCGTCAGCGATCTTATTCAGTAATCTTTGGCCTTCTATTCCCATCTACGTTCCTGCAGGAGAGTGGGCCTTAATCATCCTATGTTTCTACTCCGTTCCAATCGGATTGCTCATTCACATTTCCCTTTGGAAGAACGACGACGAGAAGCTTGTTGTGAGGGAAATGCAAAAAGCTGCTGGTCAGGCCAATGCAATCCTCTGCAAGGAGAAGCTCCTGATGGGCTGTCGGTCCAATTCGATAATGTATCTGGTGTATGTTTCTCTGGATGGTTGCAAAGGGGAGCTTGCGGCGACATTTGAGCATCTGGCCAGCACGGAGGAGCTTTTTAAACTAGCTCTGGTCATGTTCTCATCAGGTTACGCCTGTTGTCTTGCAAAAAGGCACTTCCCCTTTCCTCAGCCGTGCCCCTGGCCGGGTCACCTGGAGGGAGGGGTGTGTTTTTGCCAGTATGTTTCTCAGCAACTGAGCCAAGGGGAATGGAAGTGA